The stretch of DNA TTCAGACGCAATGTTATATAACGGTCCGTTCAAATTGACGGATTGGGATGGGACAGGCGACTGGAAGTATGTGAAGAATGATCAGTATTGGGATAAAGACACTGTGAAGCTTGATGAAATTACTTTCAATGTCGTAAAGGAAACTGCTACGGCAGTGAAACTATATGAACAGGGACAAATCGACCGGACCGTCCTATCCTCCGAATATGCGATGCAGTACACGGATAATCCGGAAGTGGTACATGAATTGGAAACGTCTGTGTTCTACTTTAAATTGAACCAAGAACGTAACGGGAAAGCGACCCCGCTTGCGAATGAGAACATTCGTAAAGCAATAGCTCGCGCGTTCAACAAACAGGAATTGACGGACGCTATTCTGGCAAACGGTTCCCTTCCGGCGAACTACTTGGTCCCGGTCGAGTTTACGTATGACGAAGATGGAAAAGACTTCCGTGATTATAGCGGCGAATATCTCGAATACAATGTGGACGAAGCGAAAAAATATTGGGAAAAAGGCTTGGAAGAGCTAGGTACGGATCAAGTGACACTGGAACTTCTTGGCGGCGATACAGAAAACGCGAAGAAGCAGCAAGAGTGGTTCAAATCCGAGTTTGAACGCAACCTCCCGGGGCTTACGATCAATTTGAAAGAAGTGCCATTCGCTGTCCGGCTGAAATTGGATAACAACAGTGACTACGATATCCAAAACGCAGGGTGGGGAGCGGATTTCTCGGATCCGATTTCCTTTATGGAACTGTTCACTACCGACAGTCCGCAAAACTTGACGGGCTACTCGAATCCAGAATTGGATCAATTGGTCGAAGCGACAAAAGTTGAACTTGCGGATGATCCGGTTGCCCGCTATGAAGCTTTTGCGAAGGCTGAAAAGATTCTTCTAGAAGACGATGCTGCTATTGCACCACAGTACCAACGCGGGCGTGCAGCTCTCATGAAACCGTATGTCAAAGGGCTTGTCACACACCCATTCGGTGGGGACTACTCCTATAAATGGACGTACATTTCCGGCAAAGAGTAATGGGATGATATAGCCTGTAAAATCTCATACTAAAGAGAGTATATGGTGAGCACAACCATGTACTCTCTTTTTCAATAAAAAGGAGTTTATGCTTATTTTCCCAATGAACGATGATTAGACGAAAGATAATTTGCAGGAGGTGCAAAAGATGGCGAAATATATAACGAAGCGAGTCGTTTACATGTTCATCTCACTATTCCTCATAGCGACGTTTACTTTCATCTTGATGAAACTGCTGCCCGGTTCCCCGCTCACCTCCGCGGCAAAATTATCACAAGAGCAGCGAGAAGTCGTTTACGAAAAATATGGGTTGAATGATCCGTTGCCTGTCCAATACGTTCGGTATATGGGCAATTTGGCAAAAGGGGATTTTGGCGTGTCTTTCCAATATAAGAACGCCGACGTCATGACGTTGATTGTGAAAAAGTTGAAATATTCAATGATACTTGGCGGTCAAGCATTGTTGTTCGGCACATTGTTCGGTATTGTTCTCGGAATGATTGCAGCATTGAAGCAAAATACGATATGGGACTACGGTAGTACTGTCATTGCGATTTTGGGAGTCTCCATCCCTTCCTTCGTATTCGCGGCGCTATTGCAATACGCATTCGCGGTGCATTGGCAATGGTTTGACGTCGGTCTTTGGAAAGGTTGGAAATCGAGCGTGCTTCCATCGATTGCACTCGCGATGGGGCCGATTGCGATGGCGGCCCGTTTCATTCGAACGGAAATGATTGAAGTACTGAATTCGGATTATATCTTGCTGGCAAAAGCGAAAGGCGCCAACTGGTTTGAAATAGCATTCAAGCATGCTTTCCGGAATGCTTTGATTCCCCTTATCACTGTATTGGGGCCAGTGGCGGCTAGTCTCTTTACCGGGTCCCTTGTCGTAGAGCAGATTTTTGCTATCCCGGGAATCGGTGAACAATTCGTCAAATCGATCAACTCGAATGATTATTCCGTCATTATGGGGACTACGATGTTCTTCTCCGTATTCTTGATCGTCATTATTCTAATCGTCGATATTTTATACGGCGTCATTGATCCGCGGATTCGTTTGTCTGGAGGTGCCAAATCATGACCCAACCAATAGAAGAATTGCCGAAGGAATCATTTGAACGGATTATCGTGGATAGCCATCAGGCTGAAAAGATTTCCAAGCCGAGTTTGAGCTTCTGGCAAGACGCCTGGCTGCGGATCCGGAAAAAT from Bacillus sp. OxB-1 encodes:
- the opp3b gene encoding oligopeptide ABC transporter permease, whose product is MAKYITKRVVYMFISLFLIATFTFILMKLLPGSPLTSAAKLSQEQREVVYEKYGLNDPLPVQYVRYMGNLAKGDFGVSFQYKNADVMTLIVKKLKYSMILGGQALLFGTLFGIVLGMIAALKQNTIWDYGSTVIAILGVSIPSFVFAALLQYAFAVHWQWFDVGLWKGWKSSVLPSIALAMGPIAMAARFIRTEMIEVLNSDYILLAKAKGANWFEIAFKHAFRNALIPLITVLGPVAASLFTGSLVVEQIFAIPGIGEQFVKSINSNDYSVIMGTTMFFSVFLIVIILIVDILYGVIDPRIRLSGGAKS
- a CDS encoding peptide ABC transporter substrate-binding protein; this translates as MKHRLVWLLSLLLIMSVFLVACGGKNETEEDTTTPTENGQDKEEGSTEEAGEPDAEQVLHLIEAAEIPSMDLSVAEDQVSFLVLSNVMEGLYSLDQESMPVPAMAEGEPEISDDGKTYTFKIRDDAKWSNGDPVTAHDFVYSWQRAIDPDTGSPYGPYLMAGMVKNATEIGKGEAEITDLGIRAEDDKTLVIELENPVAYFLSLMAFPTFFPLNEDFVTEHGDKYAANSDAMLYNGPFKLTDWDGTGDWKYVKNDQYWDKDTVKLDEITFNVVKETATAVKLYEQGQIDRTVLSSEYAMQYTDNPEVVHELETSVFYFKLNQERNGKATPLANENIRKAIARAFNKQELTDAILANGSLPANYLVPVEFTYDEDGKDFRDYSGEYLEYNVDEAKKYWEKGLEELGTDQVTLELLGGDTENAKKQQEWFKSEFERNLPGLTINLKEVPFAVRLKLDNNSDYDIQNAGWGADFSDPISFMELFTTDSPQNLTGYSNPELDQLVEATKVELADDPVARYEAFAKAEKILLEDDAAIAPQYQRGRAALMKPYVKGLVTHPFGGDYSYKWTYISGKE